The following coding sequences lie in one Negativicoccus succinicivorans genomic window:
- a CDS encoding valine--tRNA ligase has protein sequence MGQYKNLTSYNPAEIEQKWYQFWEDNGVFHEEPKPGEKAYSIVLPPPNVTGQLHMGHALDDTLQDVLIRFKRMQGYNTLWLPGKDHAGIATQIKVEEELAKEGLTRDDLGREAFVERVWEWKEKFGDRIGQQIRRLGASCDWSRERFTLDEGCSKAVREVFVSLYEKGLIYRGFRITNWCPRCMTALSDVEVEYEDEAGKLYYVNYPLLDGDGYIQIATTRPETMLGDTGIAVHPEDERYAKYIGKKVIVPLADREIEVVADSYVEPEFGTGAVKITPAHDPNDFEMGERHQLESIVIMNPNGTLNENAGAFNGMERYTARKAVVEALREKGLLVKIEDADHAVGHCSRCHTTIEPLATRQWFVKMEPLAKPALQAVEEKRTEFVPPRFTQTYTHWLENIRDWCISRQLWWGHQIPAWYCNECGETIVSREDITTCPHCGGSVTQDPDVLDTWFSSALWPFSTMGWPDQTPELKQWYPTNALVTGYDIIFFWVARMMFTGLEFMKEAPFKHVFIHGLVRDSQGRKMSKSLGNGIDPLEVINKYGADALRFTLMTGNTPGNDMRFYMERVEANRNFANKIWNAAKFVLMNLESYEETHDFSSEELTLADRWILERLAQTEESVTANLEKFELGEAAGSVYEFIWNIFCDWYIEAVKPRLYADDNVADRTVAQSVLVYVLTRALALLHPFMPFVTEHIWQHLPHEGLTLAKAPWPMPDPALRFADAAEQMDRLIDAIKAVRNLRAQADIAPSQKVPLLLRVKRDDLTAVVEDHPIYFEKLANTSAVNLLANDAPAPENALTAITDGLEIYVKLADVIDVEKENVRIQAEEDKLHQEVARLEKKLGNESFVTKAPAAIVEKEREKLANYNEKLATLMERRAFLATLAKEKA, from the coding sequence ATGGGACAATATAAAAATTTAACCAGCTATAATCCCGCTGAAATTGAACAGAAATGGTATCAGTTCTGGGAAGACAACGGTGTCTTTCATGAAGAACCTAAACCGGGGGAAAAAGCGTACAGTATTGTTTTACCGCCGCCAAATGTTACCGGTCAATTGCATATGGGACATGCGTTGGATGATACATTACAGGACGTTTTGATTCGTTTTAAACGGATGCAGGGTTATAATACGCTGTGGTTACCGGGTAAAGATCACGCCGGTATTGCAACGCAAATTAAAGTCGAAGAGGAGCTTGCCAAAGAGGGCTTGACACGGGATGATTTAGGGCGAGAAGCTTTTGTCGAACGCGTTTGGGAATGGAAAGAAAAATTCGGCGACCGGATCGGTCAGCAGATTCGTCGTTTGGGGGCTTCCTGCGACTGGTCGCGCGAGCGTTTTACATTGGATGAAGGATGCTCGAAAGCCGTCCGTGAAGTCTTTGTTTCCTTGTACGAAAAAGGCTTGATTTACCGCGGCTTCCGGATCACCAACTGGTGCCCTCGTTGCATGACGGCATTATCGGATGTCGAAGTGGAATACGAAGACGAAGCCGGTAAGCTGTACTATGTCAATTATCCGCTGCTCGACGGCGACGGATATATTCAGATTGCCACCACGCGACCGGAAACGATGTTGGGCGATACCGGTATCGCCGTTCACCCGGAAGATGAGCGTTACGCAAAGTATATCGGCAAAAAAGTTATCGTGCCGTTGGCTGATCGTGAAATTGAAGTGGTCGCTGACAGCTATGTCGAACCGGAATTCGGTACAGGCGCGGTTAAAATCACGCCGGCACATGATCCGAACGATTTTGAGATGGGGGAACGCCATCAATTGGAATCGATTGTTATCATGAATCCGAACGGTACGCTCAATGAAAACGCCGGCGCCTTTAACGGTATGGAACGATATACCGCGCGCAAAGCGGTAGTGGAAGCATTACGGGAAAAAGGTCTGCTGGTGAAAATCGAGGATGCCGATCATGCAGTCGGCCACTGCTCGCGCTGCCACACGACCATTGAGCCGCTTGCTACGCGGCAATGGTTCGTCAAAATGGAACCGCTGGCGAAACCCGCGTTACAAGCGGTAGAAGAAAAGCGAACAGAATTTGTGCCGCCGCGTTTTACGCAAACCTACACGCATTGGCTTGAAAATATTCGCGATTGGTGTATTTCCCGTCAGCTTTGGTGGGGCCATCAGATTCCGGCCTGGTATTGCAACGAATGCGGCGAAACGATCGTTTCCCGTGAAGATATCACGACCTGCCCGCATTGCGGCGGCAGCGTGACACAGGATCCCGATGTTTTGGATACCTGGTTCAGTTCGGCATTGTGGCCGTTTTCTACTATGGGGTGGCCGGATCAAACACCGGAATTAAAGCAATGGTATCCGACCAATGCTTTGGTAACCGGCTACGATATTATTTTCTTTTGGGTCGCTCGCATGATGTTTACGGGACTCGAATTCATGAAGGAAGCACCGTTCAAACACGTCTTTATTCACGGTTTGGTGCGTGACAGTCAAGGCCGTAAAATGAGCAAATCACTTGGCAACGGCATTGATCCGCTGGAAGTCATCAATAAATACGGTGCGGATGCCTTACGTTTTACGCTGATGACGGGCAATACCCCGGGGAACGACATGCGTTTTTACATGGAACGTGTCGAAGCAAACCGTAACTTTGCCAATAAAATTTGGAATGCTGCTAAATTTGTGTTGATGAACTTAGAAAGTTATGAAGAAACACATGATTTTTCGTCCGAAGAATTAACACTTGCCGATCGTTGGATTTTGGAACGCCTGGCGCAGACAGAAGAAAGTGTCACCGCGAATCTGGAAAAATTTGAATTGGGAGAAGCGGCGGGAAGTGTCTATGAGTTTATTTGGAATATCTTCTGCGACTGGTATATAGAGGCCGTTAAACCGCGTTTATATGCGGATGATAACGTAGCCGACCGTACGGTCGCGCAGAGCGTACTGGTTTATGTTTTAACACGTGCATTGGCGTTATTACACCCGTTTATGCCGTTTGTCACTGAACATATCTGGCAGCATTTACCGCATGAAGGTTTGACGCTGGCCAAAGCGCCATGGCCGATGCCCGATCCGGCGCTGCGTTTTGCGGATGCCGCCGAACAGATGGATCGTTTGATTGATGCCATCAAAGCCGTACGTAACTTGCGTGCGCAGGCGGATATTGCGCCGAGTCAAAAAGTCCCCCTGTTGCTGCGCGTGAAACGAGATGATTTGACGGCGGTAGTGGAAGATCATCCAATTTATTTTGAAAAATTGGCGAATACGAGTGCAGTGAACCTGCTTGCCAATGATGCGCCGGCGCCGGAAAATGCGTTGACCGCGATTACCGACGGTTTGGAAATTTACGTTAAATTGGCGGATGTGATCGACGTTGAAAAAGAAAATGTACGGATTCAGGCGGAAGAAGATAAGTTGCATCAGGAAGTCGCGCGTTTGGAGAAAAAGCTTGGTAATGAGTCGTTTGTAACCAAAGCACCTGCCGCGATTGTGGAAAAAGAACGCGAAAAACTGGCCAACTACAACGAGAAACTGGCCACATTGATGGAGCGTAGGGCGTTTTTAGCTACGCTTGCAAAGGAGAAGGCATGA
- a CDS encoding bifunctional folylpolyglutamate synthase/dihydrofolate synthase, whose amino-acid sequence MNYQESIAWLTETAAFGIQPGLQRIEALLEGLGHPENAFKSIHVAGTNGKGSVTAMLESVLQQAGISCGRFTSPHLEEYTERVRINGTDISPSDFANYLSRVREVAEKNVAAGGEMATEFELLTACAFLAFQAKGVEYAVVEVGMGGRLDSTNVIIPEVAVITNVSLDHTQYLGATVEEIAAEKAGIIKDDVPLVTSAHRTALKIIKEIAHKKNAPIYMWDRDFSVERRTTFDRGQIITLKRKDNADAMLFVPFFGMHQTVNAAVAAMALTVLMKKEARITEDHLREGISRAQWPGRFEVIEGDVPVILDGAHNVDGAAALAMTLNEIYPDKKRFFVFASLKDKDIEGIVEELFREEDTIIAVPAPTPRTRSAEEICEYLPGTTEPAADVVAGLERAKELAQPGDIIVVCGSLYCLGDARRYLRQKTLH is encoded by the coding sequence ATGAACTATCAAGAATCGATTGCTTGGTTGACGGAGACGGCAGCGTTCGGTATCCAGCCCGGATTGCAACGAATCGAAGCACTTTTAGAAGGACTCGGTCATCCTGAAAATGCGTTTAAAAGCATTCATGTGGCAGGTACCAACGGAAAAGGAAGCGTTACCGCCATGTTGGAAAGTGTTTTGCAGCAAGCAGGCATTTCCTGCGGACGCTTTACTTCTCCGCATTTGGAAGAATATACTGAGCGAGTCCGTATCAATGGAACGGATATTTCGCCGTCGGATTTTGCGAATTATCTGAGCCGAGTACGCGAAGTCGCAGAAAAAAATGTCGCGGCGGGCGGTGAAATGGCAACGGAATTTGAGCTGTTGACAGCCTGTGCTTTTCTCGCATTTCAGGCTAAGGGCGTAGAATACGCCGTAGTGGAAGTGGGCATGGGCGGCCGCTTGGATTCGACGAATGTTATTATTCCGGAAGTTGCCGTGATTACTAATGTATCGCTCGATCATACGCAATATCTCGGCGCTACAGTGGAAGAAATTGCCGCGGAAAAAGCAGGGATCATCAAAGATGATGTTCCCTTGGTGACATCCGCACATCGCACCGCTTTGAAAATCATTAAAGAAATCGCGCATAAAAAGAATGCGCCGATATACATGTGGGATCGTGACTTTTCGGTCGAGCGACGCACGACATTCGATCGCGGCCAAATCATTACGCTCAAACGTAAAGATAACGCCGATGCAATGCTCTTTGTGCCGTTTTTCGGTATGCACCAGACGGTCAATGCGGCAGTAGCGGCTATGGCTTTAACTGTGTTAATGAAAAAGGAAGCACGGATTACGGAAGATCATTTGCGCGAAGGTATTTCTCGCGCGCAGTGGCCGGGACGTTTTGAGGTCATTGAGGGCGATGTGCCCGTGATCTTGGACGGCGCTCACAATGTTGACGGAGCGGCGGCACTTGCCATGACGCTGAATGAGATATATCCGGATAAGAAACGCTTTTTCGTATTTGCATCGTTGAAGGATAAAGACATTGAAGGTATCGTGGAAGAATTATTCCGTGAAGAAGATACTATTATCGCCGTACCTGCACCGACGCCACGTACACGCAGTGCAGAGGAGATCTGTGAATACTTACCGGGAACGACCGAACCCGCGGCAGACGTAGTTGCCGGTCTGGAACGCGCGAAAGAACTCGCGCAACCGGGAGATATCATTGTAGTTTGCGGATCGCTTTATTGTTTGGGTGATGCACGCCGTTATTTACGGCAAAAAACGTTGCATTAA
- a CDS encoding DUF4127 family protein — protein MKQTFWRKAIQTLMIGVFAFGAGQTACAATILYVPQDNRPVSYAYTVDTAQAAGYTVLTPPETYLSDQGYQGSPDKVWEWVKQNVNQADALVLSTDTLIYGGLVDSRKHDINILTLKNRLSELAALHNAYPTLPIYAFGTIMRSPRASDGKVEPSYYADYGPKIFEIAYWQDKADTEGLTAEESAKLLSLRMSVPLEYMQDWFARRTKNNQVNEMLIQDAASGVLTYFCLGHDDTAGFSQSSLEARYLKKATANLSPCVYGSFPGADQLGLLLIARYHVDRSQTTPKIRVIYPLGGGADTMPHYENQSIGKTIADHVTAVGGEIVTTEKPDLLLAVNTPLSDVTGESEAFANLAMPRKSAAAFLTRVEDALSRHIPVSVADIFYSNGSDNTLLKEMQNANLLYKISAYNGWNTASNTVGYAVAQGILAAQMPEKAQHRMLTEQYLDNWGYQANIRKEIYRAQENLRTDNVKYSGKLNPRLSEMLVEKIQAFAEEHLDINPRTVTARFPWGRLFETQITVAPTPQYPLMRDILAERARQEAARKAAEKAAAKSAAQAQNTQNSDKATPSAPSTSGDKTTAPIQQQ, from the coding sequence ATGAAACAAACATTTTGGCGTAAAGCGATCCAAACACTAATGATCGGTGTATTTGCCTTTGGTGCCGGTCAAACGGCATGCGCGGCAACGATTTTATATGTACCGCAAGACAACCGTCCCGTCAGCTATGCCTACACTGTGGATACGGCACAGGCAGCGGGTTACACGGTGCTGACCCCGCCGGAAACGTATCTCTCCGACCAGGGCTACCAAGGCTCGCCGGATAAAGTTTGGGAATGGGTCAAACAAAACGTCAATCAGGCAGACGCACTGGTTCTTTCCACGGACACTTTAATTTATGGCGGGTTAGTGGATTCCCGCAAGCATGATATCAATATTTTAACCTTGAAAAATCGTCTCTCGGAACTGGCCGCTCTGCACAATGCGTATCCGACGCTGCCGATCTATGCATTCGGCACGATCATGCGTTCCCCGCGTGCCAGCGACGGTAAAGTAGAACCTTCCTACTATGCCGACTACGGCCCGAAAATCTTTGAAATTGCCTACTGGCAGGACAAAGCCGATACGGAAGGCTTGACCGCGGAAGAGTCCGCTAAACTTTTATCGCTGCGGATGTCCGTACCGCTGGAATATATGCAGGATTGGTTTGCGCGACGCACGAAAAACAACCAGGTCAACGAAATGTTAATTCAGGATGCCGCCTCCGGCGTGCTCACCTATTTCTGCCTCGGCCATGACGATACGGCCGGTTTTTCGCAGTCTTCATTAGAAGCTCGGTATCTCAAAAAAGCAACGGCTAACCTGTCGCCGTGCGTTTACGGCTCCTTCCCCGGCGCTGACCAATTAGGTCTTTTATTAATTGCCCGCTACCACGTGGATCGCTCCCAGACAACCCCCAAAATTCGTGTCATTTACCCGCTCGGCGGCGGCGCTGATACGATGCCGCACTATGAAAATCAAAGTATCGGTAAAACGATAGCCGATCACGTCACTGCTGTCGGTGGTGAAATTGTTACCACGGAAAAACCGGACCTTTTGTTAGCCGTTAACACCCCGCTCAGTGATGTCACCGGCGAATCGGAAGCCTTTGCCAACCTTGCTATGCCGCGAAAAAGTGCCGCTGCCTTTTTAACCCGTGTGGAAGATGCGCTTTCGCGACACATTCCGGTCAGCGTCGCCGATATCTTTTATTCTAACGGCTCCGATAATACACTTTTAAAAGAAATGCAAAACGCCAACTTGCTCTATAAAATTTCTGCATATAACGGCTGGAACACCGCTTCAAACACGGTGGGCTACGCGGTAGCGCAAGGCATTCTGGCCGCACAAATGCCGGAAAAAGCACAGCATCGCATGTTGACGGAGCAATACTTGGATAACTGGGGTTACCAGGCGAATATTCGTAAAGAAATTTACCGTGCACAGGAAAACCTGCGCACGGACAATGTCAAATACTCCGGCAAATTAAATCCGCGTCTTTCGGAAATGCTGGTGGAAAAAATTCAAGCTTTTGCCGAAGAGCACCTTGACATCAATCCTCGTACTGTAACGGCACGTTTCCCCTGGGGACGTCTCTTTGAAACGCAAATCACGGTAGCTCCGACACCGCAATATCCGTTAATGAGAGATATCCTTGCCGAACGGGCTCGCCAAGAAGCCGCGCGAAAGGCGGCAGAAAAAGCAGCTGCGAAGAGCGCGGCGCAAGCCCAAAATACCCAGAATAGCGACAAGGCTACCCCGTCAGCACCAAGCACTTCTGGTGACAAAACCACGGCACCTATACAACAGCAATAA
- a CDS encoding trimeric intracellular cation channel family protein, with protein sequence MIALIFDYLGTISFAISGALVGMQRRMDIFGIAILALVTAVGGGMIRDTLVGNTPPSALEDGIYIAISPVTVVALLFSFRRLRGNYKYRRYSLYLYNLADTFGLASFTVTGAMVGVAADPRSIFLLPVTLGLITAYGGGIIRDIGALRIPVVFRNEVYASASLAGGIVFCLVRQIATLAWAGPLAFLTVMLIRLLAIRHKLELPRAHRRDYLGKNKRSK encoded by the coding sequence ATGATTGCGCTGATTTTTGATTATTTGGGAACGATTTCCTTTGCGATTTCGGGCGCATTGGTGGGCATGCAAAGACGCATGGATATTTTCGGCATTGCCATACTTGCCTTAGTAACCGCTGTAGGCGGCGGCATGATCCGCGACACACTCGTCGGTAACACACCGCCGAGCGCTCTCGAAGATGGCATCTACATTGCGATCTCACCGGTAACGGTGGTAGCACTTCTATTTTCATTCCGAAGGTTGCGCGGCAACTACAAATACCGACGCTATTCCCTCTACCTGTACAACCTTGCCGATACCTTTGGCCTGGCTTCTTTTACAGTGACCGGCGCAATGGTAGGTGTGGCAGCGGATCCCCGTTCGATTTTTCTGTTGCCGGTGACGCTTGGTCTGATTACGGCCTATGGTGGTGGCATCATTCGAGATATCGGCGCACTGCGCATTCCGGTGGTATTTCGTAATGAAGTCTATGCCTCCGCGTCGTTAGCCGGCGGCATCGTTTTTTGTTTGGTACGACAGATCGCCACTTTGGCTTGGGCCGGTCCGTTGGCATTTTTGACTGTCATGCTGATCCGTTTACTGGCAATTCGGCATAAATTGGAATTGCCCAGGGCTCACCGACGAGATTATTTGGGTAAAAACAAAAGGAGCAAATAA
- a CDS encoding insulinase family protein gives MKYEKNDQVAGFTVQEVSYINEISAQAYIMQHDQTKAKLLFLATEDDNKVFSVTFRTPPADSTGVAHVLEHSTLCGSDKYPLREPFVELVKGSLNTFLNAMTFPDKTMYPVASRNAKDFQNLMDVYLDAVFHPNLRKDPYILMQEGWHYELDDADRPLIYKGVVYNEMKGALSSPDDVLGQKAMEVLFPDTTYGHESGGDPDHIPELTFEAFTDFYQQYYHPSNAYFFLYGDMPLEETLTYISEKYLNDYHYREIDSEIDTQSAPATRQKATFYYGVTEDEERQGKTLHAIDIVLPDTLSPAQIMAMEVWNYALLTIPGAPLRQEIISKGLATDVSGSIIDSLKQPVWHIEAIGSEREHQAALVQLFDTFMQKIAAQGFSSELLSAALNRLEFSLRENDFNGRPKGLFYNLRALDFWLYDRDPLQGLRYEEDIRELREQITAGTFHTIIGDLICRNPHQAVITMAPQVGLQEEKEQAVREKLAAFKETLSPEKERRIIEQTATLKRRQQTADSEEQLATIPLLERDELPQKVDSDTLLQETVEGFPVYRMAGESNGILYATLYFPLLHLTTQEYLYAVLLSDVLGELDTRGYTYAELAQQINFHTGGITVGLKSGSRYDDDSDVYSYMVVRGKALTSNTSQLVTLTNELINHTLFVDTKRLTELINEKKTDWNLQLFRRGNALMMNRALSYVSPLERLRDQSGLAYFAFLQNLAQRTTEEIITALQKTSRRIFRMAGSFALICGGEEERTAWQQESPRLLADLEQKKSEGAPLVLDLHIGNEGFISVGKVQYVAQGGNFRRAGHTYHGALTVLEHILRYEYLWQKLRILGGAYGAHAQIMSNGNSVFCSYRDPNLAETLQVYADMPAAIGRFEATDRAMRQYVIGALAPTQTQFTLPMRGERAVNRMLSKMPDTFRQQIRDEIIHCTQSDIRAQAPLLQSIIAQQHISVMGGATKLNEQREIFRDIINFGK, from the coding sequence GTGAAATACGAAAAAAACGATCAAGTCGCGGGCTTTACGGTCCAAGAAGTATCGTACATTAATGAAATTAGCGCGCAAGCGTATATAATGCAACACGACCAGACCAAGGCAAAGTTGTTGTTTTTAGCTACGGAAGATGACAATAAAGTGTTTTCGGTGACGTTTCGCACGCCGCCGGCTGACAGCACCGGTGTCGCGCATGTTTTGGAGCATTCGACGCTGTGCGGATCCGATAAGTATCCGCTGCGTGAACCGTTTGTCGAACTGGTCAAAGGGTCGTTGAATACCTTTTTAAACGCGATGACATTCCCGGATAAAACAATGTATCCGGTGGCCAGTCGCAACGCCAAAGATTTTCAGAATTTGATGGACGTCTATTTAGATGCCGTATTCCATCCGAATCTGCGCAAAGATCCGTATATTCTTATGCAGGAAGGATGGCATTATGAATTGGATGATGCGGATCGGCCTTTGATTTATAAAGGTGTTGTGTATAACGAAATGAAAGGTGCGTTGTCATCGCCGGATGATGTATTGGGACAAAAAGCGATGGAGGTGCTTTTTCCCGATACTACGTACGGACATGAATCGGGCGGTGATCCCGACCATATTCCGGAATTGACGTTTGAAGCATTCACGGATTTTTATCAGCAATACTACCATCCGTCTAATGCGTACTTTTTCCTCTACGGCGATATGCCGCTCGAAGAAACGTTGACGTATATTTCGGAAAAATACTTGAACGACTATCATTACCGGGAGATCGACAGTGAAATCGATACACAAAGTGCTCCTGCTACACGACAGAAAGCTACATTCTATTATGGCGTGACGGAGGATGAGGAACGTCAGGGGAAAACGCTGCATGCCATCGATATCGTCTTGCCGGATACTCTCAGCCCGGCGCAAATAATGGCGATGGAAGTTTGGAATTATGCGCTTTTGACTATCCCCGGGGCACCGTTACGTCAGGAAATTATCTCGAAAGGGTTGGCGACGGACGTTTCCGGCAGCATCATCGATAGTTTGAAACAGCCTGTTTGGCACATTGAGGCGATCGGCTCGGAACGAGAACACCAAGCGGCTTTGGTGCAATTGTTTGATACCTTTATGCAGAAAATTGCTGCGCAAGGATTTTCGTCTGAGCTTCTGAGCGCAGCGCTAAATCGTCTGGAGTTTTCGTTGCGGGAAAATGATTTTAACGGACGTCCCAAAGGACTGTTTTACAATTTGCGCGCATTGGATTTCTGGTTGTACGATCGCGATCCCTTACAGGGCTTGCGTTACGAAGAAGATATCCGAGAATTGCGTGAGCAGATTACCGCCGGAACATTTCATACCATTATTGGCGATCTGATTTGTCGTAACCCGCATCAAGCGGTCATTACCATGGCACCGCAAGTCGGTTTGCAGGAAGAAAAGGAGCAGGCGGTACGTGAAAAACTGGCAGCTTTTAAAGAAACGCTTTCGCCTGAAAAAGAGCGCCGGATTATCGAGCAGACGGCCACGTTGAAACGGCGGCAACAAACGGCGGACAGTGAGGAGCAACTTGCTACCATACCGCTCCTGGAACGCGACGAATTACCGCAAAAGGTCGATTCGGACACGTTGTTGCAGGAGACGGTTGAAGGTTTTCCGGTTTACCGCATGGCAGGGGAGAGCAACGGAATTTTGTATGCGACGCTTTATTTTCCTCTTTTGCATTTAACGACACAGGAATATTTATATGCGGTGCTTTTGAGTGATGTGCTTGGCGAACTGGATACCCGAGGTTACACTTACGCCGAGTTGGCGCAGCAAATTAATTTTCATACCGGTGGAATTACGGTCGGATTAAAAAGCGGTTCCCGGTACGATGATGACAGCGATGTGTACTCGTATATGGTGGTCCGAGGCAAAGCATTGACATCCAATACGTCACAGCTTGTTACATTGACCAATGAATTGATCAACCATACTCTGTTCGTCGACACGAAACGATTGACGGAATTGATCAATGAAAAGAAGACTGATTGGAATTTACAACTTTTCCGTCGAGGAAACGCATTAATGATGAACCGTGCATTGTCCTATGTTTCACCGTTGGAACGTTTACGCGATCAGTCGGGGTTAGCCTATTTTGCTTTCTTGCAGAACTTGGCACAGCGCACCACGGAAGAAATTATTACGGCGTTGCAGAAAACGAGTCGGCGCATTTTCCGGATGGCAGGATCGTTCGCGCTGATTTGCGGCGGCGAAGAAGAGCGCACTGCCTGGCAACAGGAAAGTCCGCGCTTGCTGGCGGATTTGGAACAAAAAAAATCAGAGGGTGCACCTCTTGTGCTGGATTTACATATCGGTAACGAGGGCTTTATCAGCGTGGGGAAGGTGCAGTATGTCGCGCAAGGCGGTAATTTCCGTCGTGCGGGACACACCTACCATGGTGCGCTGACCGTATTGGAACATATCCTACGCTATGAATATCTTTGGCAGAAGTTGCGCATTTTAGGTGGAGCGTATGGTGCGCATGCGCAAATTATGAGCAACGGCAACAGCGTTTTTTGTTCGTACCGGGATCCTAATTTAGCGGAAACATTACAGGTATACGCAGACATGCCGGCGGCCATCGGTCGATTTGAAGCGACGGATCGTGCGATGCGTCAGTATGTCATCGGTGCACTGGCACCGACGCAGACGCAGTTTACTTTACCGATGCGCGGAGAACGTGCAGTCAACAGAATGCTTTCCAAAATGCCTGACACATTCCGCCAGCAAATTCGGGATGAGATTATTCACTGTACGCAAAGTGACATTCGGGCGCAAGCACCGCTGCTGCAAAGTATCATCGCACAACAACATATCAGCGTGATGGGTGGTGCTACAAAACTCAATGAGCAACGTGAAATTTTCAGGGACATCATCAACTTCGGCAAATAA
- a CDS encoding glutamate--tRNA ligase family protein has translation MSNVKFSGTSSTSANNYRCRYAPSPTGYLHLGNVWTALISWCAAQQNNGRWILRLEDLDQARCQKTYEDAMYEDLHALGFVWEEGPDIGGPYGPYRQSERLGIYNNIIEQWREAGQMYACTCSRTRRLAIASAPHRGDHHVDYDGHCRWHAPERTKRPPSWRYRGSNETVTYQSRRGETISTTMVEGADDILVLRADGVYSYQFAVAVDDAMMRITEVVRSVDLAESTGWQVRFMNALNLTAPMYWHIPLLCDREGIRLSKRQHGITVRKLLKAGKTPADILGYLGYLAGINPQRKPQTLQELASVDLAEWQLDSLEIRLKEGL, from the coding sequence ATGAGCAACGTGAAATTTTCAGGGACATCATCAACTTCGGCAAATAATTACCGATGTCGCTATGCACCGAGTCCGACCGGTTACTTGCACTTGGGTAACGTCTGGACGGCATTAATCTCCTGGTGTGCGGCGCAACAAAATAACGGCCGGTGGATTTTGCGTCTCGAAGATTTGGATCAGGCTCGTTGCCAAAAAACATACGAAGATGCAATGTACGAAGATCTGCATGCGTTGGGCTTTGTATGGGAAGAAGGCCCCGATATCGGCGGTCCGTATGGACCGTATCGCCAATCAGAACGTTTGGGTATTTACAATAACATCATCGAACAGTGGCGTGAGGCGGGACAAATGTACGCTTGTACTTGTTCACGCACTCGTCGCTTAGCGATTGCGTCTGCACCACACCGTGGTGACCATCATGTGGATTATGACGGACATTGCCGTTGGCATGCACCTGAACGCACGAAAAGGCCGCCCTCCTGGAGGTACCGTGGCAGCAATGAAACTGTCACATACCAATCACGACGAGGTGAAACCATCTCTACGACTATGGTGGAAGGTGCCGATGATATACTCGTGCTGCGAGCCGATGGCGTGTACAGCTACCAATTTGCGGTGGCGGTAGATGATGCGATGATGCGTATCACGGAAGTTGTTCGCAGCGTGGATCTGGCGGAGTCGACAGGCTGGCAGGTGCGTTTTATGAATGCGCTTAATTTGACGGCGCCTATGTATTGGCATATACCATTACTTTGTGATCGGGAAGGAATACGCTTGTCAAAACGGCAGCACGGTATTACGGTTCGCAAGCTGTTAAAAGCGGGCAAAACCCCTGCGGATATATTAGGGTATCTGGGTTACTTGGCAGGGATTAATCCGCAGAGAAAACCGCAAACATTGCAGGAGCTGGCGAGCGTTGATCTTGCAGAATGGCAGTTGGATTCACTTGAGATTCGACTAAAGGAGGGCTTATGA